The Sulfurospirillum halorespirans DSM 13726 genome has a window encoding:
- the blaOXA gene encoding class D beta-lactamase, giving the protein MIQKLLLMLSLVGYLYAEDASIAKLFENAHVKGTIVIESLDGKEQYIYNDARARTPLLPASTFKIPNTLIALQEGVITADSIIVWDGVQRSITAWNQDQNLSSAFKTSCVWCYQQFARTIGFKKYTEYLHTIAYGNEKTGVDVERFWLDGALRISAYEQIAFLKKLYKNDLPFDQKHLYLLKSIMIDEQGENYTLRAKTGWAVPKGAEHHGWYVGYVKSSRGVYFFATNLLTPSSDELPLRKLLTLEALKAKGILE; this is encoded by the coding sequence ATGATTCAAAAACTACTTTTGATGCTGAGTCTCGTAGGATATTTATACGCAGAAGATGCGAGTATCGCCAAACTCTTTGAAAATGCCCACGTTAAGGGTACGATCGTTATTGAATCACTTGATGGCAAAGAGCAGTATATTTATAACGATGCACGTGCGCGAACACCTTTGCTTCCTGCGTCTACCTTTAAGATTCCCAATACCCTCATCGCCTTGCAAGAAGGTGTCATCACTGCCGATTCAATCATCGTTTGGGATGGCGTACAGCGAAGTATCACAGCATGGAATCAAGACCAAAATCTAAGCTCCGCGTTTAAAACCTCGTGTGTTTGGTGCTATCAACAGTTTGCGCGCACCATTGGGTTTAAAAAATACACGGAGTATCTGCACACAATAGCGTACGGCAATGAAAAAACAGGCGTTGATGTTGAACGTTTTTGGCTCGATGGAGCGCTTCGCATCAGTGCATACGAGCAGATCGCTTTTTTGAAAAAGCTCTACAAAAACGATTTACCCTTTGATCAAAAACATCTGTATCTGCTTAAATCGATCATGATCGATGAACAAGGGGAAAACTACACCTTAAGAGCTAAAACAGGCTGGGCAGTGCCCAAAGGGGCGGAACATCATGGCTGGTACGTGGGGTATGTAAAGAGTTCTCGTGGCGTTTACTTCTTTGCAACCAACCTGCTCACACCATCTTCGGATGAACTGCCTTTGCGCAAACTGCTGACCCTTGAGGCGCTGAAAGCGAAAGGAATTTTAGAGTAA
- a CDS encoding 2Fe-2S iron-sulfur cluster-binding protein: MTTRVEIINDFLAINVKPGATIQDVVEASGSALPFGCRDGQCGTCVVEIVQGMEFLSPKNEKEFKVLKEVCAGTCSENARLACQMKIDKPNGVVRIKY, translated from the coding sequence ATGACAACAAGAGTAGAAATTATCAATGACTTTTTAGCAATTAACGTAAAACCGGGCGCAACCATTCAAGATGTCGTCGAAGCGAGTGGTAGTGCACTACCTTTCGGCTGTCGTGATGGTCAATGCGGTACATGTGTGGTTGAAATTGTACAAGGAATGGAGTTCTTATCACCTAAAAATGAGAAAGAATTTAAAGTTCTTAAAGAAGTATGTGCGGGCACATGTTCAGAGAATGCACGCCTTGCCTGTCAGATGAAAATTGACAAACCAAACGGCGTTGTTCGTATTAAATACTAA
- a CDS encoding DUF711 family protein — protein MLKESLKNRDLCKIRTITSFVTLSKDKSTWEKTIREAATFGGDLAGAFNAQGYCVQSIRIVTNPFGEYLNTTSFHSVFKGMQILSDVLKSPSMPNIRIRFAIGEARNQEEIALLPEMVKAFGDICNVCVNVGVDEQGIVDHDLTLCCAQAVVEIGKITPRGEGNFNFTINYNCKPLIPYFPASYHKSSDANCFALGLETPDLLVAALQSLRADKNHNLKMQKSYAIMKEVLQYHISTILDITNAYEHPFKTLFAGIDTSAAPSKNCASMVDVYKLLGVPFFGAAGTLEASALLTKVFKAQKGCELIGFSGLMLAVVEDEGLADATTRNEFDLRALLQYSSVCGIGLDTVPIEGDTSAEKIAAICADTGTLAFRLNKPLTVRLFPVPNLKAGDMTQFESDDLCNSMVLRIP, from the coding sequence ATGCTCAAAGAGAGCCTCAAAAACAGAGATTTGTGCAAAATAAGAACGATTACTTCCTTTGTAACGCTCAGTAAAGATAAAAGCACATGGGAGAAAACGATTCGTGAAGCAGCGACGTTTGGTGGCGATTTGGCAGGCGCATTTAACGCACAAGGCTATTGCGTTCAGTCCATTCGCATCGTCACCAACCCTTTTGGCGAATACTTAAATACAACCTCCTTTCACTCGGTCTTCAAAGGAATGCAAATCCTCTCTGATGTCTTGAAAAGTCCTTCGATGCCCAACATTCGCATTCGTTTTGCCATTGGTGAGGCGAGGAATCAAGAAGAGATCGCCCTTTTGCCTGAGATGGTCAAAGCATTTGGTGACATTTGCAATGTCTGTGTCAATGTCGGTGTTGATGAGCAAGGCATTGTAGATCATGACTTAACCCTCTGTTGTGCCCAAGCAGTTGTTGAGATCGGCAAAATCACACCGCGTGGCGAAGGCAATTTTAACTTCACGATCAACTACAATTGCAAACCCTTAATTCCCTATTTTCCCGCATCGTACCACAAAAGTAGTGATGCAAATTGCTTTGCTTTAGGACTTGAAACACCCGATCTGCTCGTAGCAGCACTCCAAAGTTTACGAGCAGACAAAAACCATAATCTCAAAATGCAAAAATCTTACGCCATTATGAAAGAGGTGTTGCAATATCACATCTCCACGATTCTTGACATTACCAACGCGTATGAACACCCGTTTAAAACGCTCTTTGCAGGCATCGACACCTCTGCCGCGCCTTCTAAAAACTGCGCTTCCATGGTCGATGTGTATAAACTGCTTGGAGTACCCTTCTTTGGTGCGGCAGGAACACTTGAGGCTTCTGCTTTGTTAACCAAGGTCTTTAAAGCGCAAAAAGGGTGTGAGCTCATAGGTTTTTCAGGGCTCATGTTAGCAGTGGTGGAAGATGAAGGCTTAGCCGATGCCACAACACGCAATGAGTTTGACCTAAGAGCCCTACTTCAATACTCCTCAGTCTGCGGCATCGGGCTCGATACCGTTCCCATCGAAGGCGATACATCTGCCGAAAAAATCGCCGCCATTTGCGCGGACACAGGAACACTGGCGTTTAGATTGAACAAACCCTTAACAGTGCGACTCTTTCCCGTTCCAAACCTCAAAGCAGGCGACATGACACAGTTTGAAAGCGATGATCTTTGCAATAGCATGGTGTTGCGCATTCCGTAA
- a CDS encoding nitrogen fixation protein NifQ — protein sequence MTTTIEESLTSRYSQLEMTKLEREVMIFLQGYAKNRYSKYVIAPHIAAMSLQMNHLYEAMGFKNRVQMGKYMKCHFPELAGLKPVDKLWKKFIYDSIDRVAPFCFRCKDQSNCFACQLAG from the coding sequence ATGACCACCACCATTGAAGAGAGTCTAACAAGCCGCTACAGTCAACTAGAGATGACAAAGCTTGAACGCGAAGTGATGATCTTTTTGCAAGGTTATGCCAAAAATCGCTACTCAAAATACGTCATCGCCCCACACATCGCAGCGATGTCGTTACAGATGAACCACCTCTACGAAGCGATGGGGTTTAAAAACCGCGTTCAGATGGGAAAATACATGAAATGCCACTTCCCAGAACTGGCTGGACTTAAACCTGTCGATAAACTCTGGAAGAAATTCATCTACGATTCCATCGATAGAGTTGCCCCTTTTTGCTTTAGATGTAAAGATCAAAGCAACTGCTTTGCCTGTCAATTAGCAGGATAG
- the rpoN gene encoding RNA polymerase factor sigma-54 — protein MRSINLEFKQKQSLNLSLKLWLPLLQLPLQELSTHLETLSYENPFLEVKRPFEQNLGSSHGIVEELVLGSESLHEKIIEQIVPPLFPTPISQKVAHEILCDINEEGYFDGDIEAIAVTCGVYTEYVERIRQRFSKLEPYGIGSRESHESFVFQLDALSDDIDDELYNLVLKMIDQMAKVDKFSRHGRFEEAKAIIKKFANPPAIEYQATPKQIIPDFYVEVDDDIRLRINNDYYPDILITDPFSSKSENIKEKLKEARDIVNLLELRKTTLYKIVLLVVERQLSFFVGGELKPLNMSTLAEELSFAESTISRAISNKYIESKQGIFPLKSFFTNAVATKELSSSEIKNFINQQIEYEDKSEPLTDDDLLERIEKRFNIKMVRRTITKYRKLMNVASSKERKKIYKVQA, from the coding sequence ATGAGAAGTATCAACCTAGAATTCAAACAGAAGCAGAGTTTAAACCTCTCTTTGAAGCTTTGGCTCCCACTGTTACAACTACCTCTTCAAGAGTTAAGTACGCACCTAGAAACATTGTCGTACGAAAACCCTTTTTTAGAAGTAAAACGCCCTTTTGAGCAAAACCTAGGTTCAAGCCATGGGATCGTTGAAGAGTTGGTACTTGGAAGCGAATCGTTGCATGAAAAAATCATCGAACAAATCGTTCCACCTCTTTTTCCAACACCTATTTCTCAAAAAGTAGCGCATGAAATTCTCTGTGATATCAACGAAGAGGGCTATTTTGATGGCGATATTGAAGCCATTGCCGTGACCTGTGGTGTTTATACCGAGTATGTTGAGCGCATTCGCCAACGCTTCTCCAAGTTAGAGCCTTATGGTATCGGCTCACGTGAGAGCCACGAATCGTTTGTCTTTCAACTCGACGCGCTCAGCGATGACATCGACGATGAACTCTATAACTTAGTCCTTAAGATGATCGATCAGATGGCAAAAGTCGATAAATTCTCCAGACACGGGCGTTTTGAGGAAGCCAAAGCGATCATCAAAAAATTTGCTAATCCTCCAGCGATTGAGTATCAAGCAACACCAAAACAGATTATTCCCGATTTTTACGTCGAAGTGGATGATGACATTCGTTTGCGCATTAACAACGACTATTATCCTGACATTTTGATTACCGATCCTTTTTCAAGCAAGAGTGAGAACATCAAAGAGAAGCTCAAAGAGGCACGCGACATCGTCAACCTTTTGGAACTTCGTAAAACAACGCTTTACAAAATTGTGCTTTTAGTCGTGGAGCGTCAACTCTCCTTTTTTGTGGGAGGCGAGCTAAAACCTCTGAATATGAGCACGCTTGCCGAAGAGCTCTCTTTTGCGGAGTCAACCATTTCACGAGCGATCTCCAACAAATATATTGAGTCTAAACAGGGTATCTTTCCATTGAAATCGTTTTTTACCAATGCCGTCGCGACCAAAGAGCTCTCTTCGTCTGAGATCAAGAATTTTATCAATCAACAGATCGAATACGAAGACAAAAGCGAACCGCTCACGGATGATGATCTTTTGGAGCGCATTGAAAAGCGCTTTAACATCAAGATGGTCAGACGCACCATCACCAAATACCGCAAATTGATGAACGTCGCCTCATCCAAAGAGCGTAAAAAAATTTACAAGGTACAAGCATGA
- a CDS encoding GNAT family N-acetyltransferase has protein sequence MIRFATEADLEAILAIYNDAILTTTAVYTYKAKDLQERKEWFLAKHEKGYPIWVYEKEHRVAGFATYGSFRYSPAYKYTIEHSIYVHKNFRKLGIGSILLQTVINDAQEKGYATIVAGIDASNANSIHLHEKLGFSSAGIVKKAGYKFGQWLDLAFYQLMLDGPANPTEE, from the coding sequence ATGATTCGTTTTGCCACAGAGGCTGATTTGGAAGCCATTTTAGCGATTTATAATGATGCGATTTTAACGACAACCGCCGTTTACACCTACAAAGCAAAAGACCTGCAAGAACGTAAAGAGTGGTTTTTAGCCAAGCACGAAAAGGGCTACCCGATTTGGGTATATGAAAAGGAGCATCGTGTGGCAGGTTTTGCAACTTACGGTTCGTTTCGCTACAGCCCTGCGTATAAGTACACCATTGAGCATTCAATCTATGTTCACAAAAATTTCCGAAAGCTGGGCATCGGTTCGATTCTGCTTCAAACTGTCATAAACGACGCCCAAGAAAAAGGATACGCCACCATCGTTGCAGGCATTGATGCTTCAAATGCCAACAGTATTCATCTGCACGAAAAACTAGGCTTTTCCTCCGCGGGCATTGTCAAAAAAGCAGGGTATAAATTTGGTCAATGGCTCGATTTGGCGTTTTATCAATTGATGCTTGATGGCCCTGCAAATCCTACGGAAGAGTGA
- a CDS encoding site-specific recombinase, with protein sequence MKQTLEEFLQTLSESSETAIEKLTQIINKIRPKSFKNNEESTSNIEAMIHHLEAFPEFRETLSYEYNEWLIHSKISSNITSLGILSKQGFREEMSSRLYNKFLPQAPKKGDFSSLFAILFPHKKDSLWVNAIDDALWAKFWSILLYNETLHVKTKTYLYHEIVYATEILAIWIAAEEFDEHYIRLDRSLLTKDSAFIALQREISSLSLTVQNEDPEAEMTKLDFQHIDVLIAQCFDQVNFLRKQSLDKGILVSLTYNLERLEQIIQRTQKCVQLIQEFETDTFYETLLPLFKEVVEKNCSRNSLREVLNQNIKILAKSIANNASEHGEHYIADNTKEYIGMFLSASGAGIVIALMALMKITIMHSGFSPIVETILASLNYGFGFVLIHLLGFTVATKQPAMTASTFAKAVDLADTKHADQHKLATLFMQVSRSQFAAVLGNVTLALGVSCLIGFIYAQNHIPILSPQELHYYTENFNPFPGLFYAAIAGIWLFTSGLIAGYYDNRANYLDLKSRYMHLPFLKKITSGAVRAKIATYLHNNHGAIMGNFYFGILLGVTPFVGHMLELPLDIRHVAFSSANLGYIVAQGELSLLDFLIGLVFVLMIGLVNLSVSFILALKVSLKSRDAEFGNFFSFVKLLFQEAKRNPRALFFPPKKVEEA encoded by the coding sequence ATGAAACAGACGTTAGAAGAATTTTTACAAACGCTGAGTGAAAGCAGTGAAACTGCGATTGAAAAACTCACACAGATTATCAACAAAATTCGCCCAAAATCCTTCAAAAACAACGAAGAGAGTACCTCCAATATCGAAGCGATGATCCACCACCTTGAAGCCTTTCCAGAGTTCAGAGAAACGCTTTCGTATGAATATAACGAATGGCTCATCCACTCCAAAATCTCTAGCAATATCACCTCCTTGGGCATCCTCTCCAAGCAAGGATTTAGAGAGGAGATGAGCAGTCGTCTTTACAATAAATTTTTACCGCAAGCGCCTAAAAAAGGCGATTTTTCCTCTTTATTTGCCATACTCTTTCCGCACAAAAAAGATTCTTTGTGGGTCAATGCCATCGATGATGCACTCTGGGCAAAGTTTTGGAGCATCCTTTTATACAATGAAACCTTACATGTAAAGACAAAAACGTACCTTTATCATGAGATTGTCTACGCGACGGAGATTTTGGCGATTTGGATTGCTGCTGAAGAGTTTGATGAGCACTATATTCGACTGGATAGGTCGCTGTTGACCAAAGACTCTGCATTTATTGCATTGCAACGAGAGATCAGCAGTCTCTCACTCACGGTTCAAAATGAAGATCCTGAGGCGGAGATGACAAAGCTTGATTTTCAGCATATCGATGTTTTAATTGCTCAATGTTTCGACCAAGTCAATTTTCTACGCAAACAGTCGCTCGATAAAGGCATTTTAGTCTCGCTCACCTACAACCTTGAGCGCTTAGAGCAGATCATCCAAAGAACGCAAAAATGTGTACAACTCATCCAAGAATTTGAGACAGATACCTTTTATGAAACCTTATTACCGCTCTTTAAAGAAGTGGTTGAGAAAAACTGCTCACGCAATTCTTTGCGCGAAGTGCTCAATCAAAACATCAAAATCTTAGCCAAAAGCATCGCGAACAATGCCAGTGAACACGGCGAGCACTACATCGCGGATAACACTAAAGAGTACATCGGCATGTTTTTAAGTGCCAGTGGTGCGGGCATTGTGATCGCGTTGATGGCGCTCATGAAAATAACGATCATGCACAGTGGTTTTTCTCCCATCGTTGAGACTATTTTGGCCAGTTTAAATTACGGATTTGGCTTTGTGCTGATCCATCTTTTAGGCTTTACCGTAGCAACCAAACAGCCCGCCATGACCGCCTCAACCTTTGCAAAAGCGGTGGACCTTGCCGATACAAAACACGCCGATCAACATAAACTCGCCACATTGTTCATGCAAGTAAGCAGGTCGCAATTTGCAGCAGTTCTGGGCAATGTTACGCTTGCGTTAGGTGTTTCATGCTTGATCGGATTTATCTACGCGCAGAACCATATCCCGATTCTTTCCCCCCAAGAGCTTCATTACTATACAGAAAATTTCAATCCCTTCCCAGGGCTTTTCTACGCCGCTATTGCAGGCATTTGGCTCTTTACATCGGGTTTGATTGCAGGGTATTACGATAACCGTGCAAACTATTTGGACTTAAAAAGCAGGTATATGCACCTTCCTTTTTTAAAGAAAATAACTTCTGGTGCCGTTAGAGCAAAAATCGCAACCTACTTACACAACAACCACGGCGCGATCATGGGCAATTTTTACTTCGGAATTCTCTTAGGCGTGACCCCGTTTGTTGGGCACATGCTTGAGCTTCCACTCGACATCAGACACGTTGCCTTTTCCTCCGCTAACCTCGGCTACATCGTAGCACAAGGCGAACTCTCTTTGCTTGATTTTCTCATAGGTTTGGTGTTTGTTTTGATGATAGGCTTGGTCAATCTCAGCGTCAGCTTCATCCTCGCCCTCAAAGTCTCGCTCAAATCCAGAGATGCTGAGTTTGGTAATTTTTTCTCTTTTGTAAAACTCCTTTTTCAAGAAGCCAAGCGTAATCCACGAGCACTTTTCTTTCCACCGAAAAAAGTGGAAGAAGCGTGA
- a CDS encoding EAL domain-containing protein: MAIIQKNIWTIFYFLLLSALVFLGIVSYTKWNSVHEKYMTDQTNLVKLVSNATHSLLLTQEMMLNILGNQIVKERNPRILDELLLLNPSIVAFGFADTEGNYLHTSSNFDKSKRPSLRAEPITRESFDYTLSQTKMVLGRTYFIAGSGRWGIPIRKTVFDDAGKVLGVMTAGLSIEGAFKLYTENLSLGDYNSVTLIRDHDQFVQFQSSNHEISKTLYETPLPDNFLQNALKSITQKYAISVDEIKQKGEIYNDEVSSADGTLVQIALKYNPRYELWILSQVNHPTIVHDFVQSFLTYVLILIVVHAILFLLFKLIANAENKRRSDLIFQATHDSLTQLPNRNYFQHCMQEWMREDAPPFSLFYLDMDHFKNINDSFGHHFGDLVLIEFSKRLLRVVPKESIVIRQGGDEFVILSYLTRDEELLSHAQMIMHEISQPYHIQQFNFVIGASMGIAKYPEHGDTLDTLLRASDIAMYEAKKYKNSVRLFVPLMQEGYLNRVNVEQMLRKALAKHEIYMVYQPQIDNNGAIYGVEALVRWQNEELGLVPPDKFIPIAEASGLMPELGHFIIHTTLQEMKTLQITLGVTFQTSLNISIKQFMEAHFFEKLIYEIDRAKLAHVSLCLEITESLFIEDIDYILPLLNKIHDMGLHISMDDFGTGYSSLSILRKLPIDELKIDKSFVDTILNDITAEKMVQNIITIGKNLDLYILAEGVETKEQEVILKNLGCDRFQGYFYAKPLAYDTLKAFFETHTIAS; the protein is encoded by the coding sequence GTGGCGATTATTCAAAAAAATATCTGGACTATTTTTTACTTCCTCTTACTCAGCGCCCTTGTGTTTTTAGGGATTGTCTCATACACAAAATGGAACAGTGTTCACGAAAAGTACATGACCGATCAGACAAACCTTGTCAAACTCGTCTCCAACGCGACCCATTCGCTTCTTTTGACCCAAGAGATGATGCTCAACATTTTAGGCAATCAAATTGTTAAAGAGCGTAATCCACGCATTTTAGATGAATTGCTACTGCTCAATCCTTCCATTGTCGCCTTTGGTTTTGCCGATACGGAGGGAAATTACCTTCACACCAGTTCAAACTTTGACAAATCAAAACGCCCTAGTCTAAGGGCTGAACCTATTACACGAGAGTCCTTTGATTACACGTTAAGCCAAACGAAAATGGTGCTAGGCAGAACTTACTTCATCGCGGGAAGTGGACGTTGGGGTATTCCGATTCGTAAAACGGTTTTTGATGATGCGGGCAAAGTCCTCGGTGTCATGACAGCAGGGCTTAGCATCGAAGGTGCATTTAAACTTTACACGGAAAATCTCTCGCTTGGGGATTACAACAGCGTTACACTCATTCGCGATCATGACCAATTTGTGCAGTTCCAATCCTCCAACCACGAAATTTCCAAAACGCTTTATGAGACACCTCTTCCAGATAATTTTTTACAAAACGCATTGAAAAGCATTACACAAAAATACGCTATTTCGGTTGATGAGATCAAGCAAAAAGGTGAAATTTACAACGATGAAGTCTCCTCAGCGGATGGAACACTTGTCCAAATTGCCCTCAAATACAACCCTCGCTACGAACTCTGGATACTCTCACAGGTCAATCATCCAACGATCGTGCACGATTTTGTTCAAAGCTTTCTCACGTATGTGCTGATTTTGATCGTGGTGCATGCCATTCTCTTTTTACTCTTTAAACTGATCGCCAATGCTGAAAATAAACGACGCTCAGATCTGATTTTCCAAGCGACGCATGATTCACTCACCCAACTTCCCAATCGAAACTACTTCCAACACTGCATGCAGGAGTGGATGCGTGAAGATGCACCTCCTTTTAGCCTTTTTTACCTCGATATGGACCATTTTAAAAACATCAATGACAGTTTTGGTCATCATTTTGGAGATTTAGTGCTCATCGAATTTTCAAAACGCCTTTTGCGTGTTGTCCCCAAAGAGAGCATCGTGATTCGTCAAGGTGGTGATGAGTTCGTCATTTTGAGTTATCTGACCCGTGATGAAGAACTTCTTTCGCATGCCCAAATGATCATGCACGAAATTTCACAGCCTTATCACATCCAACAGTTCAATTTTGTCATCGGGGCGAGTATGGGCATCGCTAAATACCCCGAACACGGCGATACGTTAGATACACTTTTACGCGCTTCGGATATTGCAATGTACGAGGCGAAAAAGTATAAGAACAGTGTGCGACTGTTTGTGCCGTTGATGCAAGAAGGCTACCTAAACCGTGTCAATGTGGAGCAGATGTTGCGTAAAGCGCTCGCCAAACATGAAATCTATATGGTCTATCAACCGCAAATAGACAACAATGGCGCTATTTACGGCGTTGAAGCGCTCGTGCGTTGGCAAAACGAGGAGTTGGGGTTAGTGCCTCCGGATAAATTCATCCCCATTGCCGAAGCATCGGGTTTGATGCCTGAGCTGGGACATTTTATCATCCATACGACGCTTCAAGAGATGAAAACGTTGCAAATAACCCTTGGGGTCACCTTTCAAACCTCTTTGAATATTTCGATCAAACAGTTTATGGAAGCGCATTTCTTTGAAAAACTGATCTACGAGATCGACCGTGCTAAGCTAGCGCATGTTTCGCTCTGTTTGGAGATTACCGAGAGTCTGTTTATCGAAGATATTGACTACATCTTGCCACTCTTGAACAAAATCCATGACATGGGATTGCACATTTCGATGGACGATTTTGGCACAGGATACTCCTCTTTAAGCATCCTTCGTAAGCTTCCCATTGATGAGTTAAAGATCGATAAAAGCTTTGTCGATACGATTTTAAATGACATCACTGCTGAAAAAATGGTTCAAAACATCATCACGATTGGTAAAAATTTGGACTTGTATATTTTGGCAGAAGGGGTGGAAACCAAAGAGCAAGAGGTGATACTCAAAAACTTAGGATGCGACCGTTTTCAGGGCTATTTTTACGCCAAGCCATTAGCTTATGACACACTCAAAGCGTTTTTTGAAACGCACACCATCGCGTCCTAA
- a CDS encoding VOC family protein, whose protein sequence is MKPYISMISLGVTDLKASIAFYQTGLGFPRMEPYDEQIAFFTLNGTWLALYEKKALAEDANVAFNESDFHSFTLAHNLGSEAEVDRCFEEAIKAGATSTKQPQKVFWGGYSGYFKDPDGHLWEIAYNPFFTIGLEE, encoded by the coding sequence ATGAAACCTTATATCAGCATGATTAGTTTAGGTGTAACCGACCTAAAAGCTTCGATCGCTTTTTATCAAACGGGTCTTGGTTTCCCACGCATGGAACCGTACGATGAGCAGATCGCTTTTTTTACCTTAAATGGGACATGGTTAGCATTGTACGAGAAAAAAGCACTGGCAGAAGATGCCAACGTAGCATTTAACGAAAGCGATTTCCACAGCTTTACACTCGCCCACAATCTTGGCAGCGAAGCCGAAGTTGATCGCTGTTTTGAAGAAGCCATCAAAGCAGGTGCGACCTCTACCAAACAACCTCAAAAAGTGTTTTGGGGAGGCTATAGCGGCTACTTCAAAGACCCTGACGGGCATTTATGGGAGATAGCGTACAATCCTTTTTTTACAATAGGACTAGAAGAGTAA
- a CDS encoding type II toxin-antitoxin system VapC family toxin, with amino-acid sequence MEALYLDTHIVVWLRQKELQKFSPKALEAIEQAGQLFVSPMVELELKFLHEIGRISETPYNILGDLGAMIGLKIDDHSFSEVIQKAMLIDWTRDPFDRIIVAHAMSQERKLLTKDEKILSYFQDAIRA; translated from the coding sequence ATGGAAGCCCTTTATTTAGACACGCACATTGTCGTGTGGCTAAGGCAAAAGGAGCTTCAAAAATTCTCACCCAAAGCACTTGAAGCCATCGAGCAAGCAGGGCAACTTTTTGTCTCTCCGATGGTTGAACTTGAGCTTAAATTTTTACATGAAATTGGGCGAATCTCAGAAACTCCCTATAACATTTTAGGAGATTTAGGCGCTATGATAGGGCTTAAAATAGACGATCATAGTTTTAGCGAAGTCATCCAAAAAGCAATGCTAATAGACTGGACACGCGACCCATTTGATCGCATTATCGTCGCACATGCCATGAGTCAGGAACGTAAACTTTTAACGAAAGACGAGAAGATTTTGAGCTATTTTCAAGATGCGATTAGGGCATAA
- the dinD gene encoding DNA damage-inducible protein D, with amino-acid sequence MKQERIVDLQYQFNLVAHNTDDENVEFWYARDLQVVLGYQSWDKFQNVIEKAMVTCENSGIEVFDHFRHVGKMVEIGSNAQREIKDIVLTRYACYLIAQNGDSSKEQIAFAQTYFALQTRKQELIEQRIELEDRLKARNKLKNSETELSKHIYERGVDDKGFGRIRSQGDSALFGGYNTKDMKDKLGISSGRVLADFLPTVTITAKNLATEITNHNVKQNNLYGENPITHEHVTNNKNVRKLLVESGIKPEELPPSQDLQKLERKVKSDEKKLIKSSALPKKV; translated from the coding sequence ATGAAACAAGAACGCATAGTAGATTTGCAGTATCAATTTAACTTAGTTGCGCACAATACAGATGATGAAAATGTTGAGTTTTGGTATGCAAGAGATTTACAAGTTGTATTGGGATATCAAAGTTGGGATAAATTTCAAAATGTTATTGAAAAGGCAATGGTTACTTGTGAAAATAGTGGTATAGAAGTTTTTGACCATTTTCGCCATGTGGGAAAAATGGTCGAGATAGGCTCAAATGCACAACGAGAGATAAAAGACATCGTTTTAACACGGTATGCATGTTATCTTATAGCTCAAAATGGTGATAGTTCAAAAGAACAGATAGCGTTTGCTCAGACCTATTTTGCTTTGCAAACACGAAAACAAGAGTTGATAGAACAACGTATAGAACTTGAAGACAGGCTAAAAGCAAGAAACAAACTCAAAAACAGTGAAACAGAACTCTCCAAACACATCTATGAACGAGGTGTTGACGACAAGGGGTTTGGTCGCATTCGTTCACAAGGTGATAGTGCTTTATTTGGAGGGTATAATACCAAAGATATGAAAGACAAACTTGGCATTTCAAGTGGTAGAGTTTTGGCTGATTTTTTACCCACTGTAACCATTACAGCAAAAAACCTTGCTACTGAGATAACCAACCATAATGTCAAACAAAACAATCTTTATGGCGAAAATCCTATAACCCATGAGCATGTAACCAATAACAAAAATGTCAGAAAACTATTGGTAGAGAGTGGTATCAAACCTGAAGAACTTCCACCATCTCAAGACTTGCAAAAGCTTGAGAGAAAAGTAAAATCGGACGAGAAAAAACTTATAAAAAGCAGTGCTTTGCCTAAAAAAGTTTAA